TTGAAGTTCATTTCACCACTTAAACTTTTATGAAATgttttctaaattatatatttgaCTAAGATACTTATCCGGGTGatgtgtatatatactagCTGCTTCGTGGGACTGGGGCTCTGTAATGGGAAAACCAGCGGGTTCCTGTCAGATCATGTAGCGTAAAAGATATCCTAGATTATAGGCACATAATATCCAGTCTCCCCAATCAAATGGCATTGACCCAGCCAGAATAGTCAATGTTAACCTGGCAGGTTTCCGACCAGCATTGTTGCGAGGGATGTTTGGACATGGCCAAGACTGGCTAGTTCCGCGGTGAGCAGCCCAgcaacaactccaactcGGACATCGACATCATCCCCTCAACCGCTCGCGTCACCTCGTCCTGATCATCGCAGGGAAAGCAGGTCCTCTTTCCCAGGCGCCCATTATCCtttattattgttgctgCTAATTGCGCTTGTCCTCAATTCACGACAAAATTATTATTCTCGCCCAAGCCAAGCTTGTTGGCCATCCTGCTGCCTGTCTCTTATCGCATCCGACCGAGCTCCGTCTCTTCGCAtcttccctccttctctcgcAAGACATCGACTGTCCTCTATGTCCTTGTTCGGAACGTCGCCAGACGACTCCTCGGCGGCTGATTCAGCTCAGAGATCCAAGACTtccctcttcgccgacgaGCCTTCATTGGGTGCTGGCAGTGCCAACTTCGGCggctcctccctcttcgctGATGACGACAGTCTAGGTTCGCCGTGGAATAGCAATACTGGCAAGCGGACATccaagcagcagctcgtCAAGACTCTGCTTCCTGATTCAGATGCCCCCGAAAGCTACATTGATGCGTATGACCTTGTATTGAGTGCGGGGGAAAGAGCGGGCTCCGGTGCTGGCTTAACGTCCGTTCGAGAACTGTTATCTGGTAGCGGAATCTCGGCTACGGACCAGGCCAAAATACTGAATCTTGTTCTATCGGGGGATACGGATAGATCGAACGGGCTGGGTCGCGGCGAATTTAATGTTCTGCTGGCCCTGATAGGGCTCGCgcaggaaggcgaagaccTCACTTTCGACGCAGTGGACGATCGTCGTAAGAGTATGATCACGCTTCTCTGCACGCACAACTAGTTATGTAACTAACAGAATTACAGAGCTACCCACGCCGACAAGCTCATACTTGGACGACTTGCGCACAAAGCAAGAGTCCACCATGTCTGCCCCTTCGAACGAACGCCCTACtactcctcctcctgccccCTCCGCACCATTCCAAGAACCAGCCTCCGCCCAATCACGCCGATCCAAAAGAGATTCTATTGGCGGCCTCGAAGCAGATCCATGGGGAAGCCCCCAGCTACACCGTGGCCATGCTCATGCCCAAACGGAACATGAGCACAGCACGTTGAACGGTTACGGAAGCGTCCGCTCGGCAACGAATGCTTGGTCGAAGGCCAGTGATGGGGCCAATCCCAATGAGCACTCCAATACGAACCGCACCAACGGTCGATCCGAGGTTCACACTTCTAATAGTGCCGAGTTTGGATGGGGGGATCACTTTGCGCATTCATCAGATGGCGGTGGACTTGGGGGTCCATCACGGTCTGGACTGGGAGATTTCGGACGGTCTGGAAGTGATCACGGCGAATCGAATCCCGGTCGACGCTCGTTGAACATTGGCCAGGTTACATCACCTCAACTCAAAGAGGCGGTGACAGTGACACTActccaggagaaggaagggaTGTTCATGTTTCAGCATCGTAATTACGAGGTTAAATCGGCACGGAGGGGGAGTACAGTGGTTCGACGATACAGCGATTTTGTATGGCTTCTTGATTGTCTTCACAAACGATACCCATTCCGTCAGCTACCTTTACTTCCGCCAAAACGCATTTCAGGTAAGTCAAAACAAGGCTTGTCAAAAGCTCTCCTCTTAAACTTACTCACTGTTTGAAGTAAATGGCACTCACCTCGCAGCGGATTCAACTTCATTTCTCGAAAAGCGCCGGCGCGGCCTCGTACGATTTACCAATTCCCTTGTCCAACATCCTGTTCTCAGCCAAGAACAGCTTGTTATTATGTTTTTGACAGTTCCGACGGTAATTGCTTGTTTCATTTTGCGCGAATCCACCGCTAAAACCATGGATAGGAACTCTCGGTCTGGCGTAAACAAGCAACGATATCTGTACAAGACGAGTTTGCTGGTCGCGTTCTGCCACCAGACTTAGAGGACTCCCTACCGTCTACTCTCATAGACACATTTGATACGGTTAGGAGCGGCGTTAAACGATCGGCGGAAGTCTACATCAACCTCTGCACACTTCTTGAACGGCTGGCCAAACGCAATGAGGGACTCGCCGCGGATCACCTGCGCTTCTCACTCGCATTACAGTCTCTCACTGAGATGACGCGTGACACATACGCGGTAGATACCAATGACGTGCCTCTGCTAAACGAAGGTATCAAAGCAACGGCGAGACACTTGTCTGCCAGCCAAAGTTTGCTAGAGGATGAGGCACGGGCATGGGAAGATGGGATGCTGGAAGACCTGAAACGCCAACGGGACAACCTTGTGAGCATGCGAGAGATGTTTGACCGGCGGGATCGGTATGCACGCAACAACATCCCGCAGTTGGAGCGACGAATCGAAACCAATGAGCGAAGGCTCCAGGATTTACGAGCAAAGCCTCAGGGAACGGTCAAGCCGGGAGATATAGAGAAGGTTGAAGAGTCAATCTTCAAGGTATGTATCATTTTACGAGCTTCTTCTCGAATATTTTGCTGACAGTTTCGGTAGGACAAAGAGTCGATTGTGCAACAACACGCGCGCGGGGTATTCATCAAAGAGTGCATCCGCGACGAGCTGGTCTATTTCCAACAGACCCAATATCACATCAGCCGGCTGCATCAGGACTGGAGTCAAGAGCGAGTCAAGTATTCCGAGCTGCAGGCTGACAATTGGCGGTCACTGGGTGACCAGGTCGAAGGGATGCCGCTGGGAGACTGAGCGAGATCGGCCTGCGATGAGGGATGAGGGATTTATTGTACCCAATATTGCTTTTTTTCACTTGTGTTTAGGATGTTTGCTGTTCATTATCATTTGTGTGTGCAGGTGCCTTACTGTTGTTCGTTTAGCCGAAGATATAGTCTCCATTTACTACCATCTTATGCAGGATGTATGTGCTTTTTCTGACATCTCAAGTGACCAGTCTATGCGCACCGGTTAGCCGTAAGAGTTGGGCAGTTTGGGCTCAATCGTTCTGCAGATGGGGGGCTTTGCTGCAGGGAAAGCGTTTCCATTGTGTCGGCAAGTGGGGACCAAATCGGACTCGGATGCAACGAATTCCCCGATCAAGTCAAAGGTCCCCGTGCCAGGCGCTGCAGAGAAGCCAAGCGTCCTATCTGGGCCTAGTGGCTTGCGGACCCgttttggggcgggtcacTATCCGATTTTTCGCCAATGATGCTGCGGCGATCTTGGcagccttgcaaggctgggcGCAACCAAGTTCACAGCATAACTTCATCTGTGGACCAGCAAGGGATGCTCTGGGTGTCAGCGGAGGAATTCAGACTGGCAGTAGGATGGCAAATTGGTAACAAGTGTGGTGCCATGTGGGACGCCATTTCAGGAACCCGGAACTGCACGAGGGGAGTGCAGAATGATCTGGATCGCCATAAACAAGGTGTGCTGCATGGGCCTCGGAGATACCAGTACGTCACCGGCCTTGGTGTTCACTGGACTGGGAGGCGACTTTCAGCCGTCTCGTGCGTTAAACTCGTGCAGATACAATTATACACAAGAGCTAGCGGTAGTGCTTGCTGCTGAATGGAATGAATATGAATAGAACTCCAGTGAATTACTGATGCCTGCTGGGAGAGAGAGGTTCTGCCAAGCCAGGCTGCGTGGTTCCGACCGAGACTGAGAGCGGCGAGCCGTCTCCGGTCTTGACCATcatttcctctcctctcctctcagtctcctctccatcccacGCCCCAGAAAAATAAGCAATTgtgctgcctcctccctcctcattCGCCAGCGAAAAGTCTTGTCCAGGACGCCATGCTCCTCTCTGGCTGGGTCTCGCGCTCGATCGTGGTCTTGGCCTTCGCTTCGTAATTTTTCGGACCTGCCTCCCCGACTCCCTGCTGCCCAGACTCTCctcttttcttgtcctcgTCTTGTCCTCGTCTTGTCTCCTCTTAACCCCCTCTTAACCCGTCTTGACTCTTCTTGTCCTCTGTTTTTCTCCAGTTTCGTGCGTTGTACTTTTTCATTAGCTCGGAGACCGGATCCGACTTGTTTGCTGTAGTCCTTGAGCTTTGCATCTAGGTACGTCCTTGGTTGCGATCGCCGCCCTTTCACCTGCTGGTCTTTTGCCCTTGGGCGCCCCCAGGAATATCCCTCCGCGTTTCTTTGCTGACCGTTCCTTTGCTCTAGACATTCCGCGCCCCGACCCTTGTCTTCTCAGCCGGATCCCTCCGCGGCCAAAGCATGCCATACTCCCTACTCTCTTAATTCCGTAGCGATTATTGTTCGATTGTGATGATCCGGCTGGAACCTGACTTTTACACGTCCAAGTACTGCTAAAGGGACCCCGACGACAGGTCCAGGAACTACGGGTACACTTGAATACTTCAGCGCGGCATACGTGCTATAACTTGTTGTCGCCATGGCGTGGGATCATTTGGATATCGATAAGCCCCACCTGGCCTACATGATCCTGGGGGGCTTCACGGGGTTGTTTATGCTTTGCTCTCTCTTTGTCAAAGAGAAGCTTTACATTGGCGAGGCTACGGTGGCTACCATATGTGGTATCATTTTTGGCCCTCATGCTGCAAACCTCTTCAACCCCAACTCGTGGGGAAACGTTGATAAAATTACTTTGGAGTGCTCACGCATTGTTCTAGTCGTGCAATGTTTTGCCGTGGGCGTCGAATTGCCAAAGGCTTATATGGAACGCCATTGGAAGTCGGTCACGCTCTTGCTCCTCCCTGTTATGACATGGGGCTGGCTAATTACCAGTCTCTTTATTTGGTGGTTGATTGAGCCACTCAGCTGGCTGGAGGCTCTCGTTTGCTCTGCATGTGTCACTGCCACTGACCCTGTCCTGGCGTCTTCCGTCGTCGGTAAGGGTAAATTCGCCAAACGTGTGCCGAGGCATTTGCGTGACCTTCTATCTGCCGAATCGGGCTGCAATGATGGCATGGCCTTCCCGTTTATCTACCTATCCTACTATATTCTACACTACCGCCCGGATGCTAACGCTGTCGCGCTTCATTGGGTTTGCATCACCATTCTGTACGAGTGTATATTCGGTGCTATATTCGGTTTCACAATTGGATATGCCGCTCGTCAATCGATCAGGTTCGCCGAGCGTAAGCAGCTAATCGATCGCGAGAGTTTCCTCGTGTTCTATTTCGTGCTGGCCCTCTTCTGCGCTGGCTCCGGTAGTCTACTCGGCCTCGACGACCTACTGATCGGGTTCGCCGCCGGCGTCGGTTTCAGTAACGACGGCTGGTTTACGGAGAAAACTGAAGAATCACATGTCTCCAACGTCATTGACTTACTGCTCAACTTGGCTTACTTCGTGTACCTTGGGGCTATTGTTCCCTGGGAAGACTTCAACAACGCTGCCATTGGCCTAAATGTCTGGAGACTTGTGGTCATAGCTATCCTAGTCATATTTTTCCGCCGCATTCCTATCATGCTGATTCTGAAACCCATCATTCCCGATGTGAAAACATGGCGTGAGGCGCTTTTCGCAGGTCATTTTGGACCTATAGGTGTCGGTGCGATTTTCGCCTGTATCTTGGCCAGAGCTGAACTGGAGACCGGCACTACGCAACCAGAAACAGAGGCCGAGATTTCTAACCCAGCAACTCACAACTACAATATTGTGCAAATAATCTGGCCGCTGACTACGTTTATGGTCATTTCCTCCATCTTGGTTCATGGCTCATCCATCGCTGTCTTCACCTTAGGGAAACGCATCAACACCCTTTCAATCACCCTGTCGTACACACAGGCTAACGAAGAAGGTCCATCTTGGATGAACCGTCTACCCCGTGTTCAATCTTTGGCTAAGGGTTCAATGTCCTTCCGCAAAGCTGATGACTCTGAGAACTCATCTAACGAGCCCGAGTACCCTCCTGGAACTCTGCCGCCAATCGGTCTTCCTGGTAATTTCCTACGTCGCCAACAGGATGATGATTCTAGCTCCGCCGTTGGCAAGGTGCCCAGCCGCAGAGCCCGTAGACGCCGCAGAAAGGCCGAGGGCGCGGGTGGCCCGATCAGTCAATCTGCTATTGCACCTATGCGACCCTCAGAGGTCGAGTCCGAAGATGCAGAAAAAGCACTCGGTGACTCCGAATCTACCCCTTCACCTGAGTTACATGAACTGCGAGAGGCGACAGTCAACGTTTTCGTGGAAGGTTCCGACCTTATCTTCGAAGACAAGGATGGCAATGTTCTCAAGACAGAGCATGTCGGCCACATGTCGACTGAGGAACAGCAACGTCACCTAGAAGGAGAACGGTCCAAGTTGAAGCTTGAGTTCCAGCGGTCACCTGATGTAACCAAGCCGGAGAGCCCGGAAGAGCAACCTACCGCAGGGGAACGGCTTGAACAGACCGTTGGCGAAAAGACTGACCATCCCATTGAGAAGGGTCGTCGGAAGTGGGGACGGTGGTTTGGCCTCGGCAAGGGGCGAGCTGCTGAGGGTGAAAAGacgagcgaggagaaggctgcCGAGAAGCAGTCTACTTCTGCCCCTCCCCCGGGTAAGGGCCGCTCTGCTCACGCATATCAGTTCGGTAACACCATCATtgtcgaagatgaggatggtgaGGTGATCAAGAAATACTCTATCCCGTCAGGCAGCAAGCCAGAGCCAAAGGGAACCGCGCCTGTCCGACGAGGATTGACCCGCATGGGAACCTGGTTCggaatggaagaagaaggcgaaacgGCTCAGGCTGGAAATGCTGGAAAGAAAACACCAGCAAATGAGTGGATGGCTGACGATGGTCTTCGATTCACCCTTGCAAACGACGATGAGGTCGGCAAGCGTGGCGTTGAGCACAAGGGACAACGCATGACGAAGCAACAATTTGCTGAACAGATCCGAGGCCTTGGCCCGAAGGCGCGTCAGAGCGTAGTCGAGGATTCAGACGTTCCTGAGCACGTGAAGGACTTTGCACGCGGTGAGGCCCAGGAGGCAGAGAGACTGGAACGCCGCGCGTCCGCTCCTGGTGCTTCAGGTGCCGCACGTACACAACCTCATGATGATATCGAGTCCGTGAGCAGTATTAGTGACGGGGAGTCTGATTCCGAAGAATCGCCAGGCGGTGGCAACGTTGCCGCCACGCTTGCCCGCATCGCTGCAGGCACCGCTGCTGAGGAGCGACGTAGGGATCTGAGCCCTGAAGCCACATCCCGCCAAGCGGCTCCTCGCGAGCGACGAGActccgaagacgacggcACTGCAAGAGTTCCACCGTCCCAGCTCCGCCAGGCCGCTGGAGTTGCACGCCCACCGCAAGAAACCGACTTGGATGACACTGGGGAGACCCCAGCGGAACGCCGACGTCGTCTAGCCGCTTTGGGTGTGTCTAACTCAGACTCGGAAGACTCGGACGACGGTGCTGTTGAAgacagcgaggacgacggCGAAATGCGTCATGTCCCCGGCAAGGTCTCGTTTGCTGATGGGACAAAGCTCTCTGGAGGCAACACATACGACCGCGAAGGTAACGGGTCGGGCCCGTCACAGTCTCGCTCCAGCCGTAACAGCAGTTCGATTTCGTGGGGTGGCGAGAAAGGTCGTGACAGTTAGGTGCCTGAGTTAAAAGGGCTTTTGCGAAATACTTTGTTTGGTTCAGTTTGGATGGCTATTGTATACAGTACATATTCTAGACACTGTAGAGGTTGTTTGGCTTTGTGTAGATACCTATTTCATCATTATTTGCAACAAATCAGTTatcttccacttcttctgGTACGATTGTGACACCGTAAATCAAAGCTTTGATTGTCTTGATCTGAGCGGGTCTTCTTCCCTCAGAATTGCCGGCTGATCAGTCTGTTCGCTTACTGCAAGTGCTGCAACAACCTCCACGAACTGTTCTTCATCTGTTGAAGGTTCAGTGTATCCAGGACGCATCATTCTCCCTGACACAACAGCGAGAACTTGTTCAGCTTCCGACAGCTCAGGGGATTCGCTTCCTCGCCATGCAACGTGTGTATCTGGTCTCACCAGTACCAGATTTCGCTCCCAGATCTTTCTCGCATGTTCCTCATTCCTAAGCACAACGTACTTGACGGGGAATTCCAACCTTTCTGCTACATCCAACAGAGTCCTCGCCTTCCCAGCCTCTTCATAATCAGCAACAAACTGCACCAGTGTCCACTCCGGCCCAAACAGATCATAAATGCTCGTAACCCCGTCCCTCATGAACACATGCGGCGCCCGACTCCCCGGCCGCGTACTCGGGCAATACCTCTTCACATCCCAATCCCGACTCGGCGACCAATCAGGCCAAATACACGGCGAATGCTCATAGCGCAGGTCAAGTTCGATCCCACGATCCAGTGTCTCTGGCCCAGAAGCATCCAGATAGTTCTTGAGCGAGCGCCtcacctccttcccctcttccGACCCACTGTCCAACATAGCCCAATCCTTCCGATAGAGCTCGGCAAGCCCAACATGCTCCATGAGATGCCGATGAGACCGGCGCAGCGCtcgcatcatcatcggccgCCTCTCAATCCCATATGCCTTCAAGAGCAACTCCCCTCCATACCCCTTCGTCACAGCCGCTAACCTCCAGCCCAGATCAGTCGCGTCCACAATCCCACTATTAAGCCCATATCCGCCATGAGGCGGACTTCTGTGCGCCGCATCGCCGGCGAGAAAGACTCGTCCACCATCCGTGCAGTATTTCTCTGCAATGCTGAAGTTTGGCTGCCACTCGCTGTGCACTAAGACTTCGTCGATGGTTATGCGCCAGGATCCGTTGTACCCGCCCAACACACGGTGGATGACTTCTCGAGGGTCGAGTGTGTTGCTGCTTTCTCCCTCCGAGAGGGGATAGTGCGCTGTGAATGTATCCTTCCCGTCTTGGTCTATCACGAACCCTCCAGTGGCGAGAAAGGCGTGCCAGAAACGCCCGAAATGGAGGGCTGCGGCGAGTTGTTTGGAGCGGAAGTGGATAAGATAGAGACGGACGGGTCTATCCCAGTCATCAGTAACTGAGGAGAGGGAAAAGGGAGAGAGGGGCGAGGAGAACGATGGAGGGGAAATACATACACCTGTCCGCCAACCATGCGAATCTTAGCTTCCTTCCTCACTGCACTCCGACCCCCATCACAACCAACAAGATGCCTTGCAGTCACAACATGCTCTCGTCCCTGGAGATCTACAAATCTTGCCTTCACTCTatctccctcctcaacaaGCCCAACAAACTTCCATCCACCCTGAAACCTCACCATATCACTCTGCAATATAaccttcctcatccacctcTCAAAAACAATCTGCGAACACCTCTGCCCTGGCTCAACAGGCTGACTCCCATCATTGACCCTTCCAATATCCCCCCTCTGGTCCTCCACACTGCCCACCCGCCACGACCCAACCATCTTCCCAGCAGGTGCCAAGGATGTAACGAATATACTATCGAACTTCTCCCCCGCCGAGACAGCGCCATCCAGCGCTCGATACCGGTCCGCAAGCCCTAGGATCCGCAAAAGCTCCATGCTTCGGGAATTTGTCAGGTCCATCTTTGGGTACTGCGTTGTTGAGTGGGCGGGGCTTTGCTCGATTAGCATGCTGGGGATGTTTAGGCGAGAGAGCGTGTAGGCGAGGAGCATGCCGACGGGGCCAGCTCCTACGATGAGGACTGGGAGAGAtgtgtctgtgtctgtgtctgtggcgGCATTCTGGCCTGGGCCTGAGCCCGAGCTTGAATGTTCAGGGGCCATTGTTTTATGTTTAAAGCTTGGATATGGACTCGAATCTGGGAATATCGTACGTATTCAGGAATTGAGGAATATGAGAATCACACGGCTACGAACGACAATGTAGCTTCAAGTctagacttatattatatccaTTGAGGATCGATTAGCTAGAGCAGTTAGTATAGTAGCATGGTAGAAGCCCCATATGATACGCCATGGCAATATAGCAATACCAAGAACGAAGCtctccatcaccatcccatTTATTCGGAACGCCAATAGAATAGCGGATTCCGGTCTGGTATCTCGATAGTACAACTCCCTGGTAGAAATTAAACTCAGCCCTAATGCGACCCCTCTCCACTATCGCAGTCTACTGCATTTAACTTTCTTTGTATGCGTGCAGCGCCGCAATGATCGACTCAGGGAGCTGACTCGAGCACGAGTATCAAAGTTTCAAGGGCTCGTTTATGGAGTGGttttctttcatcttccttgaAATCGTAGGCGTTGCCCTGCTAGCGCCCAATGCCCACACTGGTGATCGATTCGCGTCGCAAGCACATCCTTCAACCGATTACCGACAGATGGGTCTATGTGGGCTGAACACCCACTTTATCCAGACGAACTCGTTATGAAAATCAGTGTGGATCGGGGTTAGCTTACGGGATTTGGAATTCCGGCTTGGTTTGACTCTCTGTAAACTGATTGGCCTTCTTGTTGAGGGTGTTGTCAATAGTGTGGAACTTCCCATGCATTGGTACATACCAATGTCAATTCAAGACAGTGGCCAAAGACAGCCGCTGGTTTTGATCTTGGACTGCAGGTCGGCTAGTATACAAGCATCCTCGACTCGTCCCATCCTCAAGCATTGGTGGAACAATT
Above is a window of Aspergillus puulaauensis MK2 DNA, chromosome 2, nearly complete sequence DNA encoding:
- a CDS encoding Na+/H+ antiporter Nha1 (COG:P;~EggNog:ENOG410PFD4;~InterPro:IPR038770,IPR006153,IPR013928,IPR004712;~PFAM:PF00999,PF08619;~TransMembrane:9 (o12-32i102-125o201-225i245-262o268-284i296-315o321-341i362-384o412-437i);~go_component: GO:0005886 - plasma membrane [Evidence IEA];~go_component: GO:0016020 - membrane [Evidence IEA];~go_component: GO:0016021 - integral component of membrane [Evidence IEA];~go_function: GO:0015299 - solute:proton antiporter activity [Evidence IEA];~go_function: GO:0015385 - sodium:proton antiporter activity [Evidence IEA];~go_process: GO:0006812 - cation transport [Evidence IEA];~go_process: GO:0006814 - sodium ion transport [Evidence IEA];~go_process: GO:0030004 - cellular monovalent inorganic cation homeostasis [Evidence IEA];~go_process: GO:0055085 - transmembrane transport [Evidence IEA]), which encodes MAWDHLDIDKPHLAYMILGGFTGLFMLCSLFVKEKLYIGEATVATICGIIFGPHAANLFNPNSWGNVDKITLECSRIVLVVQCFAVGVELPKAYMERHWKSVTLLLLPVMTWGWLITSLFIWWLIEPLSWLEALVCSACVTATDPVLASSVVGKGKFAKRVPRHLRDLLSAESGCNDGMAFPFIYLSYYILHYRPDANAVALHWVCITILYECIFGAIFGFTIGYAARQSIRFAERKQLIDRESFLVFYFVLALFCAGSGSLLGLDDLLIGFAAGVGFSNDGWFTEKTEESHVSNVIDLLLNLAYFVYLGAIVPWEDFNNAAIGLNVWRLVVIAILVIFFRRIPIMLILKPIIPDVKTWREALFAGHFGPIGVGAIFACILARAELETGTTQPETEAEISNPATHNYNIVQIIWPLTTFMVISSILVHGSSIAVFTLGKRINTLSITLSYTQANEEGPSWMNRLPRVQSLAKGSMSFRKADDSENSSNEPEYPPGTLPPIGLPGNFLRRQQDDDSSSAVGKVPSRRARRRRRKAEGAGGPISQSAIAPMRPSEVESEDAEKALGDSESTPSPELHELREATVNVFVEGSDLIFEDKDGNVLKTEHVGHMSTEEQQRHLEGERSKLKLEFQRSPDVTKPESPEEQPTAGERLEQTVGEKTDHPIEKGRRKWGRWFGLGKGRAAEGEKTSEEKAAEKQSTSAPPPGKGRSAHAYQFGNTIIVEDEDGEVIKKYSIPSGSKPEPKGTAPVRRGLTRMGTWFGMEEEGETAQAGNAGKKTPANEWMADDGLRFTLANDDEVGKRGVEHKGQRMTKQQFAEQIRGLGPKARQSVVEDSDVPEHVKDFARGEAQEAERLERRASAPGASGAARTQPHDDIESVSSISDGESDSEESPGGGNVAATLARIAAGTAAEERRRDLSPEATSRQAAPRERRDSEDDGTARVPPSQLRQAAGVARPPQETDLDDTGETPAERRRRLAALGVSNSDSEDSDDGAVEDSEDDGEMRHVPGKVSFADGTKLSGGNTYDREGNGSGPSQSRSSRNSSSISWGGEKGRDS
- a CDS encoding uncharacterized protein (COG:C,H;~EggNog:ENOG410PREW;~InterPro:IPR036188,IPR002938;~PFAM:PF01494;~go_function: GO:0071949 - FAD binding [Evidence IEA]), producing the protein MAPEHSSSGSGPGQNAATDTDTDTSLPVLIVGAGPVGMLLAYTLSRLNIPSMLIEQSPAHSTTQYPKMDLTNSRSMELLRILGLADRYRALDGAVSAGEKFDSIFVTSLAPAGKMVGSWRVGSVEDQRGDIGRVNDGSQPVEPGQRCSQIVFERWMRKVILQSDMVRFQGGWKFVGLVEEGDRVKARFVDLQGREHVVTARHLVGCDGGRSAVRKEAKIRMVGGQVPVRLYLIHFRSKQLAAALHFGRFWHAFLATGGFVIDQDGKDTFTAHYPLSEGESSNTLDPREVIHRVLGGYNGSWRITIDEVLVHSEWQPNFSIAEKYCTDGGRVFLAGDAAHRSPPHGGYGLNSGIVDATDLGWRLAAVTKGYGGELLLKAYGIERRPMMMRALRRSHRHLMEHVGLAELYRKDWAMLDSGSEEGKEVRRSLKNYLDASGPETLDRGIELDLRYEHSPCIWPDWSPSRDWDVKRYCPSTRPGSRAPHVFMRDGVTSIYDLFGPEWTLVQFVADYEEAGKARTLLDVAERLEFPVKYVVLRNEEHARKIWERNLVLVRPDTHVAWRGSESPELSEAEQVLAVVSGRMMRPGYTEPSTDEEQFVEVVAALAVSEQTDQPAILREEDPLRSRQSKL
- the mvp1 gene encoding sorting nexin Mvp1 (COG:U;~EggNog:ENOG410PHPQ;~InterPro:IPR027267,IPR035704,IPR001683,IPR028662, IPR036871;~PFAM:PF00787;~go_function: GO:0035091 - phosphatidylinositol binding [Evidence IEA];~go_process: GO:0042147 - retrograde transport, endosome to Golgi [Evidence IEA]) gives rise to the protein MSLFGTSPDDSSAADSAQRSKTSLFADEPSLGAGSANFGGSSLFADDDSLGSPWNSNTGKRTSKQQLVKTLLPDSDAPESYIDAYDLVLSAGERAGSGAGLTSVRELLSGSGISATDQAKILNLVLSGDTDRSNGLGRGEFNVLLALIGLAQEGEDLTFDAVDDRRKKLPTPTSSYLDDLRTKQESTMSAPSNERPTTPPPAPSAPFQEPASAQSRRSKRDSIGGLEADPWGSPQLHRGHAHAQTEHEHSTLNGYGSVRSATNAWSKASDGANPNEHSNTNRTNGRSEVHTSNSAEFGWGDHFAHSSDGGGLGGPSRSGLGDFGRSGSDHGESNPGRRSLNIGQVTSPQLKEAVTVTLLQEKEGMFMFQHRNYEVKSARRGSTVVRRYSDFVWLLDCLHKRYPFRQLPLLPPKRISADSTSFLEKRRRGLVRFTNSLVQHPVLSQEQLVIMFLTVPTELSVWRKQATISVQDEFAGRVLPPDLEDSLPSTLIDTFDTVRSGVKRSAEVYINLCTLLERLAKRNEGLAADHLRFSLALQSLTEMTRDTYAVDTNDVPLLNEGIKATARHLSASQSLLEDEARAWEDGMLEDLKRQRDNLVSMREMFDRRDRYARNNIPQLERRIETNERRLQDLRAKPQGTVKPGDIEKVEESIFKDKESIVQQHARGVFIKECIRDELVYFQQTQYHISRLHQDWSQERVKYSELQADNWRSLGDQVEGMPLGD